TGTAACCTAACATAAATCGAGTTACgcgtaaaagaaaaaataaataaataaatagataaataaataaaatgaagtttCAATAAAAAACTCTTTCCATGATTATTTCGTATTAGACAATTTGTTCACGCAATCTCTAGGCTTTTGCTGACCACAACTCTTCGTACGTAGTTGAGCTTATCCTAGCATGTTTGGTTAAGTAACGTGAAACTCATGTTCCAATTGTCTActataataaatatgtatatatgtgttcGGCCTGTGATAATTTATAATAGAACATTGACACGTTAAGATTCTTACGGAAATTTTGATCATTTGTATACGGTGTATGTACGTACGTAGATACTGTACATACAAAGTATTTTACAAATACATACGGtacggtatatatatattaaattaacgTATACAAACAAAGTATCGTTTCGTATGACTTCTGTATACGtttaaatgcatatatatacaaagtataGTTACTGTTCAATTACcgtatataaattatttataaattataaacgtcgaaatatatatgcatgatatatatttatttaaaacgtATACGAAAAGTCATACATACGGTATATGTGCATAGGTTCATACAAAGTATTTAAATGATCATATCATTATCTTGAACGATTTTGAGTATGTTTAAGTCTAACTCTCAAAGTTTCTGCTCTAGCTAGTCTTTATATCAAAATTAGAATGGTTTGTAACTTAACTTGTTAGGCAAACTCAAACTGGttgttgaaggaaaaaaaaaatactatattactCATAGGTTCACTTAAGCAGCCCATTTTGTCTGTTATTCAAAAGTGGGCCTTTCAGGTTTCTCGCTTAGTTTGATCCGCTTGTTTCTTTTTAAGGTTAGATGAGTATGAGCCTATAATTATATCTGCATGACTGTATGGATAAGCAAACTCGAAGATAATGAAGCTCTTATGCCGTGCCTACGTTAAGCAATATGAAGCCTTCGCCTACGGCCTCAACTTTAGAAAAACATTCAGTagcttattatattatttttagtgcAATTCTAAGAGAAAAGTGTACTATAGAAACGTAAAGGAGCATTTGCCCACGTGATGGttttaataatttgaataaatgCTTTGATAattcttttctcctttcttctaaACGTGATTGTTTTATATACTGTGTTagtgatttttgtttgaaattagtCATGTAgttagaaattaaaaaggaaataatgaaCTAAATTCAATTTGGTGATACAAGGTCACTTGATAACGCAAATTAGTTTATGACTGGTAATATTTTTGAGCTATTTATGTGTCCATAACTCAATTGTAATTCATGTACTCAAAAATATTAGCTataggttttatatatataaagatttttgattgtttattcACAAAAGGTTATGaaatattgattttgaaattttgtttaacaatcTTATATACAAAAcgaaaattatgttaaaaataaaaatttacatttattctatttgagtttttttttcagtataCCGCCTCCAGCCTCTATATCTCTAAGCACGGCTCTGCTCTTATAAGTTATGATCTTACCTACATTGGCCAATGTACCATGGTACTATCACTCGCAACTCGCAAGACGTTGTTCTAGATGCGGATTCGAAGAAAGAAACACTTTAATATATGACATGTAGTGTAGTGATTTTGTGATAATATGGCCATTGTGTACTTACgcgaaaattttgaaaaagaaaaaaacaacgaCATGCCGttgtacatatataaaagattctGATTTTTCAACCACATAacatatattatacttttacaAAATACAGCACACAATGACATGTAATAGTTAATTAGTGCTctaacaaaaacacaaagcacCACCAAATATCGTCGggaataaacaaacaatataagaaaactaaaaaggagaaaagaaaaaaccaaaatgtttaTGAGACAACATTGGTTAAAAAGTACCAATcagacaagaaaataaaaagtcatcttgggaaaaaaaagagtcaaaaagTACTGGAGAAATTGGATTTAGTTAAATATGTATGATAAATTTCAGTAATGATTCTCACTCTCTGGAATGCTTTCTAACGAAGGCCTCCAATTTTCATCAGTTGGTTCCTCTTGATCATCAGCCCTGGAGATGTTTCTGCCACTATCTTTGAGAACATGAACTAAGTGTTGAATGGAGTTGATACCTTTCTTGTGACCCAAGATTTGTCTAAGTTCTTCTTTTGTCACCGTAACTTTTATCCTTACCACCTTAGATTCTGATCCTTCCGTTGatctttcactttcttctttccCACTGATACTCGCTTTGCCTTCTTCTAATAACTTAATCAGCGGCTCAGGCTCAAGATCGTCTACCTCTTCTCCAGCGAGGCCATTGTCGTGTCTCAGGCAATTTCCCATTGATATGTCAAATGTGTATGATATAAGAGACATGAGATGGTGAGGGTTgtattggtatatatatacaatccagaaggggggagagagagagagagcacatgAGAGGAGCGATTTATGCGCCGGAGCATTTGCAATGTGTAAGTgaggttttgaaatttttttttttattgtgtcgTAATTATTATCTTAGATGTTCTGTCATAACACGGTATATGTCATATAATTATGTAAactatatagataaataaattcaaTCACATAGGTGGGTCGTTCTTTTATCATGTGTACGTTTTGTCTTGTCACGGTTGCTTGGGTgagattataatatatttctcaaatAAATATCTTTATGCATTGTAATGATTTGGCTATTCATCACTAACAATTTAACTATAAAAAGAAGTGTAAATGGAATCAATATAACCATAGTAAACGGATCTGATCTGAAGTTGTATCTctctattaaacaaaaataataatgtcaTGCTATATCACATATTAATCGTTGACagaaaaggtttttaaaatagttttgtttaagaTTACGTTAAGCTACTTTTATAGTTATGAGTTGTTTATGAAAGTAGCTTAACTTAAGTTTTCATTTTACCTAGTTTTAACCCACATAGCAATTTTTTTCAGTCCAACGTAattcttaattataaaatatatatatacaaaaaaggAAGGGACCGTAGCAATATCACCGAACTTGACAATTTTTCCAACCACAAATTGATGTGTCATGCTTGCCTCAGCATAATTAACCAGGTCAAAATCTAATTGCAaggtttctttttaaaatccgGTGAACATATTAATGTAACATATATAGACATGTGAACGTAGTATGCGTTAGGTAGGTCGTGCAAGCTCACAAGTCATATACACTTCTCTAAAATTTTTCCAACTGAAGGTTGGGGACCAACGAGGCAACAAATTACATGAAATATTTCAAGAACTTGTAGATTTTAATGCAACTAATTGTAAAATGTGGAATAGGACAGTTGTCAAAATCCACTATCCAGGTTTGAGACTTTTTCAAcggagtatatattttttttccctctatTGTATCTTGAAAAGTTTCTAACCCTTAATATCATTTTCTGTTCGATTCTAGGTATTGCAGTACTGCAGTAGCCATTGATCATAGCATGTAAAAACTCAACtcatatttccttaattatgcATATCACATTCGGATCCAAGTCAAGAAAAAACTGAATTATCCCTAGCTACTATagtttttgatatatcaaaaatttcTTTGGTATATTTTCTGAATAAAAAGTATGGTGTAAGGTCCATATCCATCAACGATTATAATAAAACATACAAGCCGTCgtataaaaatagattttgtcTAATCACGATTTTCTGACCAAATCAAATCCAATTCTAACCGCTGATCGCTTTTCATAATTGAGATTAGAGACCCTTccattaattagtaaattaacaaaggaagtcCTAAtggaattaaataaattaaagccagtttatacaaatttaacttagaaactaacaaaatatcttatgtgtattttaaaaaactttttcttattaagaataTATAGATTGACGTACTTTTGAAAATGGGCCATGCATGGGATGATATGCATATTGCTAAACGGAGAAAGAAAGATAGAGGGTGAAACGCGGAAAAGAGCTGACAATTCGTAAAGAGTGTCTTCCACATGGGATTAATTAGGTCAATTTCGCAATAATTTTCATGGCACTTTCAGAGCCCATTGCATGTGACGTTATCAATTCAATTATTCCACATATACACATTGTCTGATTGTCTCTTGGAGTTAATTTATCCCTATCTGACTAAACGACATTACAGGGGGTGTATTCAagttgacattttaagtgatttgtgtaaaagttacaaatcttatgttattcaatcatgaattttaaaaaatctcatgaaatttactgttattgaactgatgatttaaaaatctattttaaaatccactattattcaaaacagtttgtgaatttgaattttaataagttttagggattatggaggatttgataggatttgtttagttaaaaatatagaaatccaaatctcatgattttaggtgggatttgaaagaaattttactataaatcatatcaacttccctaaaatctatcaaaattccaaatttactaaatcccattaaatcctccaaaattattttttgaatacaCCCCCGTATTAATTAGCTACTAGATggttgatttatatatatatttaatactaaagTTACTGTTGTAGTCAGTGGCGGATCCATAACATTTTTAGGATCCATAACATTTATACATcctatataactttttttaaaaaattaatataaattaaacaaacataaaaagaagttgtataataaatttaaaaaactgcagaattttattttatttttatattcaataACATTTTATCactattttatttatcattttatcaaatatcactatagaaaataaaataatatgatttacaagttttaaggatgaaaactaaatttaaaaaaaccagacaaaaaaatgatttgtctAACTAGAGAATTTTCCATAATATCAATTAATCACAAAATAGTTATTTACTGTAAACATGTTTGATTTTAGAattgtaaaaaaccaaaatgtaaCAGTAAGAAAAAGTAGTTGACGAGGAAAAAATCATTTCAATGATGCTCTAAGTAATCTATCGTCAACTTTCTTAATAATTCGCATGTATCctttacaacaaaaaaagaaaaaaaattattggatgCATAtgcgaaaataaaattttgagaatttattaaaaatgcccTTTTTGATAtacccttttcaaaaatatcctcttttctggccatttttatttttgccctcttttaatttttaataaccattttacccttagatgaaaattattttattcaataaaaagaaaaacaaaattttcccgccaaaaatttcgaacaaaaaaattttcccgccaaaattttcctgccaaaaaaaatttacaaggtttttaaaaggttttataaggtttctaccttataaaagccttataaacaccttataaacaccttgtaaaggcttttacaagattttttaaagagttttaaaaggttttttaaacaacttgtaaacgcttttacaagatttttaaaagttttttaaaggtttttaaaaggttttcaaatagtttttttaaaaaattttaaaaggtttttaaacaccttgtaaacgcttttacaagatttttaaaagttttttaaaggtttttaaaaggttttcaaatagtttttttaaaaaattttaaaaggtttttaaacgcattgtaaacgcttttaaaaactttttaaaagcgtttacaaggtgtttaaaaaccttttaaaagcatttacaagctttttaaaagcatttacaagctttttaaaagcatttacaagctttttaaaagcatttacaagctttttaaaagcatttacaagctttttaaaagcatttacaagctttttaaaagcatttacaagctttttaaaagcatttacaagctttttaaaagcatttacaagctttttaaaagcatttacaagctttttaaaagcatttacaagctttttaaaagcatttacaagctttttaaaagcatttacaagctttttaaaagcatttacaagctttttaaaagcatttacaagctttttaaaagcatttacaagctttttaaaagcatttacaagctttttaaaagcatttacaagctttttaaaagcatttacaagctttttaaaagcatttacaagctttttaaaagcatttacaaggtttttaaaagcgtttacaatgtttttaaaatgtataaatttcaatatttttggcgggaaaaattttcgtttttggcgggacaattttttttggcgggaaaaaatattttttcgggaaaaattttcaattttggcgggaaaaaaaaactttcggcgggaaatttttttggcgggaaaatattttcgattttgatgactgtacatttttgctgtcactcaaaaagggtaatttggtcattttgtatataaagaaggatagttttaaaaatggtcaacatgaaggggtatttttaaaaaggggtatggaaaaaggggcatttttgggAATGCCCCTAAAATTTTAGGTAggtcttttaatttaatttttttgggatgattttttgtttgttttttaattacactGGTTTAGATCTAGGCACAACTTTTGTTTCTAGTTAGGGTGTGGCACCAATTGAACCAAACATAAAAtgtataaaggaaaaaaaaacagtgtggggcacgtgccccaccctCTCTTGCCTTGCATCTGCCCCTGGTTGTAGTTCATGTACgctaatatgtattttttttcttttctttttttgctaatATGTATTTACgtattatattagaaaaaataaattttatttagtcaaAAACGATTAATAACAACTCATTATCAACccataatttattaaataagaaaaataatcaatttgTGGTATAATAGTTTgtatttttggataattatggaataatcaacaaaacaaattacaagTATATATGATATACGATGTTTTACTCTGTGGAAATGAGTTTAGATGTATTGAGGAAATTACtcattttttctttaagaaTTCGTCATAGCATATATGAGGTATTGTCATAAAACATGGATAAAATCatacaatttaataatttatgttatttcaACCAAATATATCGGATAAATGAGTCCCTTTCGTCCATATTTGGGCTTTACAAGTAAATTTCTGTGAAGAGCCAAGATGGGCTTTATATAGGTATGTAAAAGGTGCTTATTTGGAGTGATCAAGAAGAATTATGCATTTGTTGGACTTTGTAGTTTTTTTGGGGGCAAAATGAATAAACCAGAAACTGCATATGTTTCACCACCTATTATAGAACTTGCTTCAATTATATCATGGTAAATGCTTGATGTCCTCATCcttatttatttccaaaaagtgagaagttttttaatttgctttaaAAACCTAAAGAAGTGGGAGATGAAGGCAATGATTGGTAACTAGGTTTCAGCTTTTTACcgacaaaaaaaaggtttcagcttctttttttttaactcttgaATGAGTGGCTTTTTATAGACTTTTAcaaagttattttttattttgtcaatttCATTTAAGCTCTTCGACGTTTTGTTAACTTACAGCTGAATCTTGTTAAGAGCAAGAGATAGAACTATTATTAACACTTCCCTACTCAAGAGTGTAATTTTGTTAgtaaacaaatatcaaataacttaaaattattaCCTTGAATGATATAATGTAAATACAAATTccttacataaatatttaaaatattttctaagcTCTAACATCACGAATAcggaatatattttttttgtcaaaacccaacccagtggcggatcc
The Camelina sativa cultivar DH55 chromosome 15, Cs, whole genome shotgun sequence DNA segment above includes these coding regions:
- the LOC104746599 gene encoding uncharacterized protein LOC104746599; translation: MSLISYTFDISMGNCLRHDNGLAGEEVDDLEPEPLIKLLEEGKASISGKEESERSTEGSESKVVRIKVTVTKEELRQILGHKKGINSIQHLVHVLKDSGRNISRADDQEEPTDENWRPSLESIPESENHY